The proteins below are encoded in one region of Haladaptatus sp. R4:
- a CDS encoding winged helix-turn-helix domain-containing protein: MADLLPSSSDVEPPSGGSPRVLGVDSDDADDLLGALSSDTARGLLSALHDQPATASELSEQVDTSLQNAQYHLKKLEDADLITAVDTIYSEKGREMKVYAPSDGPLILFAGREEQTTGLKDALSRVLGVAVLLGLVSAGIQYAVTEGLLGIGGKAAEKTTGGGGQVGTFSTESTNSAGHAANGVLATIPPGVLFFAGGALVLVLGAVGWYFVRNR, encoded by the coding sequence ATGGCCGACCTCTTGCCCTCCAGTTCGGACGTGGAACCACCGTCGGGTGGGTCCCCCCGAGTGCTCGGCGTGGACAGCGACGATGCGGACGACCTGCTCGGGGCGCTCTCGTCCGATACTGCGCGTGGTCTTCTCTCCGCGCTCCACGACCAACCGGCGACGGCATCCGAACTGAGCGAGCAGGTGGATACATCGCTACAGAACGCCCAATATCACCTGAAAAAGCTGGAAGACGCGGACCTCATCACGGCGGTCGATACCATCTACTCCGAGAAAGGCCGGGAGATGAAGGTGTACGCACCGAGCGACGGTCCGCTCATCCTCTTCGCCGGGCGGGAAGAACAGACGACGGGATTGAAGGACGCGCTCTCCCGCGTTCTCGGCGTCGCCGTCCTACTCGGCCTCGTGAGCGCCGGGATTCAGTACGCCGTTACGGAGGGACTGCTCGGTATCGGCGGAAAGGCGGCCGAGAAGACGACCGGCGGTGGCGGACAAGTGGGAACGTTCTCGACGGAATCGACCAACAGCGCGGGACATGCGGCAAACGGCGTTTTGGCGACGATACCGCCGGGCGTGCTGTTCTTCGCGGGGGGAGCGCTCGTTCTCGTCCTCGGTGCAGTCGGGTGGTATTTCGTGCGGAACCGATAA
- a CDS encoding 2'-5' RNA ligase family protein: protein MYSLNVPVPGEIAQLAGQLRPSLYGFDSVRDEHTLVVKRFGDQENYDRLAMRVRTALVGTPAFEAHVSGIDYFETPARGDGPVVYLAVESPGLERLHRELLAEFETIEGLEGEDYVPHVTLARGGDIQVAQELAERDIDPISWTVTELHLWDAKYEETAARISLPA from the coding sequence GTGTACAGTCTCAACGTCCCGGTTCCCGGCGAAATCGCTCAACTCGCTGGGCAACTCCGTCCGTCGCTCTACGGGTTCGACAGCGTCCGCGACGAACATACGCTCGTCGTCAAGCGATTCGGAGATCAAGAAAACTACGACCGATTGGCAATGCGGGTCCGAACCGCGCTCGTCGGCACGCCCGCGTTCGAAGCGCACGTCTCGGGCATCGACTACTTCGAGACGCCAGCACGGGGCGACGGTCCGGTCGTCTATCTCGCCGTCGAAAGCCCCGGTTTGGAACGGCTTCACCGCGAACTGCTCGCCGAATTCGAGACCATCGAGGGATTGGAGGGCGAGGACTACGTTCCACACGTCACGCTCGCGCGCGGTGGCGACATCCAGGTGGCCCAAGAACTCGCGGAACGGGATATCGATCCGATTTCGTGGACCGTAACGGAACTCCATCTCTGGGACGCGAAGTACGAGGAAACCGCCGCGAGAATCTCACTTCCGGCCTGA
- a CDS encoding argininosuccinate synthase, producing MKTVALAFSGGLDTTVCVPLLEEEYDYDEVIGVTVDVGQPEEEFAEAEETAEALDLEHYVIDAKDAFAEQCLDAVKANATYQSYPLGTALARPVIAEAILDVAKENDCDAVAHGCTGKGNDQLRFEAVWRASDLEVIAPVRELGLTRKWEMGYADEHDLPVEGGNEGVWSIDTNLWSRSVEGGNLEDPGYVPPEEIYEWTEQPSAETELLEIEFEDGKPVAIDGESMGAVELIEYLNEFAGKHGVGRTDLMEDRMLGLKVRENYEHPAATTLLNAHEALEGLVLTKEERSFKKNIDHQWAEKAYEGLLSAPLVDALDGFIDTTQEKVTGTVTVKFEGGQARAVARESEHAVYSEDAASFNTETVGKIEQADATGVAKYHGYQARIANDE from the coding sequence ATGAAAACGGTTGCACTCGCCTTCTCGGGCGGACTCGACACGACAGTATGCGTCCCACTCCTCGAAGAGGAGTACGACTACGACGAAGTCATCGGCGTCACGGTGGACGTCGGTCAGCCCGAAGAGGAGTTTGCAGAGGCGGAGGAAACTGCGGAAGCACTGGATTTGGAACACTACGTTATCGACGCCAAGGATGCATTTGCGGAGCAGTGTCTGGATGCGGTGAAGGCGAACGCGACGTATCAGAGCTATCCGCTCGGAACCGCGCTCGCACGCCCGGTCATCGCGGAAGCGATTCTCGACGTGGCGAAGGAAAACGACTGTGACGCAGTGGCTCACGGCTGTACCGGCAAAGGGAACGACCAACTGCGCTTTGAGGCGGTCTGGCGCGCCTCTGATTTGGAGGTCATCGCCCCCGTGCGCGAACTCGGCCTGACCCGCAAGTGGGAGATGGGCTACGCGGACGAACACGACCTGCCCGTGGAGGGTGGCAACGAGGGCGTCTGGAGCATCGACACGAACCTCTGGAGTCGCTCCGTGGAGGGCGGCAATCTGGAGGACCCCGGCTACGTCCCGCCGGAGGAAATCTACGAGTGGACCGAACAACCGAGCGCGGAAACCGAACTCCTCGAAATCGAGTTCGAGGACGGTAAGCCGGTCGCCATCGACGGTGAATCGATGGGTGCCGTGGAACTCATCGAGTACCTGAACGAGTTCGCCGGAAAACACGGCGTCGGTCGCACCGACCTGATGGAAGACCGCATGCTCGGCCTGAAAGTCCGCGAGAACTACGAGCACCCCGCCGCGACGACGCTGCTCAACGCCCACGAAGCCCTCGAAGGACTGGTGCTGACGAAGGAAGAGCGCTCGTTCAAAAAGAACATCGACCACCAGTGGGCCGAGAAGGCCTACGAGGGACTGCTCTCCGCGCCGCTCGTGGACGCCCTCGACGGCTTCATCGACACCACGCAGGAGAAAGTCACCGGCACGGTCACGGTCAAGTTCGAAGGCGGACAGGCCCGCGCCGTCGCCCGCGAGAGCGAGCACGCCGTCTACTCCGAGGACGCCGCCTCGTTCAACACCGAGACGGTCGGAAAGATCGAGCAGGCCGACGCGACGGGCGTCGCCAAATATCACGGTTACCAGGCTCGCATCGCGAACGATGAGTAA
- a CDS encoding cation diffusion facilitator family transporter yields the protein MANSKSVVIAALLSNAAIAVLKFVGFVLTQSPAMLSETFHSISDTGNQVFLLIGIWFGGRKPTRDHPFGYGKAQFFYSFLVSVLLFGIAGWESAKHGYDSLVQHHETVSGGLVHVLGQSFPPVYVNYAVLIGAMLFEGYAFSKAYRSTKHEIERRNWSGFREAFHKTSNVSTLTALTEDTVSVAGAGFALVGIWLSQVTGNPIYDAGAALLIGLLLMGFAIALAWENKRLLLGESLPKEEEDRLRSELDGWEGVTEIIDFRTVYFGPDRIIVTADVAFDPTLDTGEMDDLITDIEDGLYEINDSVKKVYIEPEVQETAAESVI from the coding sequence ATGGCGAACAGCAAGTCCGTCGTGATAGCCGCCCTCCTCTCGAACGCGGCGATTGCCGTGCTGAAATTCGTTGGCTTCGTGCTCACACAGAGTCCGGCGATGCTCTCGGAGACGTTTCACTCCATCTCCGACACGGGAAATCAGGTCTTTCTCCTCATCGGAATCTGGTTTGGTGGACGAAAGCCGACGCGGGACCACCCATTCGGCTACGGCAAGGCACAGTTCTTCTACAGCTTTCTGGTGAGCGTCCTGCTCTTCGGTATCGCCGGTTGGGAGAGCGCAAAACACGGATACGACTCGCTTGTCCAGCACCACGAAACGGTCAGCGGGGGATTGGTTCACGTCCTCGGACAGTCGTTTCCACCGGTGTACGTGAACTACGCCGTCCTCATCGGAGCCATGCTGTTCGAGGGATACGCCTTCAGCAAGGCGTATCGTTCCACGAAACACGAAATCGAACGACGAAACTGGAGCGGATTTCGGGAGGCATTCCACAAGACGAGCAACGTCTCCACGCTGACGGCGCTCACCGAGGACACCGTTTCGGTCGCCGGTGCCGGGTTCGCACTGGTTGGTATCTGGCTGTCACAAGTCACCGGAAACCCGATCTACGACGCCGGTGCCGCGCTCCTCATCGGGTTGTTGTTGATGGGATTCGCCATCGCGCTGGCGTGGGAAAACAAACGGCTCCTCCTCGGCGAGAGCCTGCCCAAAGAGGAGGAAGACAGACTGCGCTCGGAGTTGGACGGGTGGGAGGGCGTCACCGAAATCATCGACTTCAGAACCGTCTACTTCGGTCCCGACCGCATCATCGTCACCGCCGACGTAGCGTTCGACCCGACGCTCGACACCGGGGAGATGGACGACTTGATAACCGATATCGAAGATGGGCTGTACGAAATCAACGATAGCGTCAAGAAAGTGTACATCGAACCGGAAGTGCAGGAGACGGCGGCGGAGTCGGTTATCTGA
- the argH gene encoding argininosuccinate lyase has product MSKGDGAESEENQPATDGDVVRGDRFSGGPARGFLSSLAADERIFAADLDVDRAHVVMLAEQGIIEDEIAGDILTALNVVEVNGHDSLPEGEDVHAAIETAVVGEVGHDGGKMHTARSRNDEVATCIRYRLREDVLALLETTLALRSALLEVAESNAETVMPGYTHLQPAQPTTVGHFLASYEQAVSRDTARLLDAYGRINQCPLGAAAFAGTPFDVDRERVAELLGFDALLDNSMDAVSTRDFLVETVAAAANLATTVSGLAEDLVIYSNRGFVELSDDYASTSSIMPQKKNPDTLELARAVAGDAHSGLSGLLTTLKGLPRAYNRDLQRATPHAWDALDAVIDATDVAAGAVATATWNEDALADAAGEGFSTATGVADLLAMCGVPFRTAHEVVATAGTSGYDALDAAAEEVLGAPLAEFVPPEEVESALNVEASVAMRDSVGGPAAETVVEALANARATLVDDETTTTELAESLEAAGETLQMEVNDYA; this is encoded by the coding sequence ATGAGTAAGGGAGACGGAGCAGAGAGCGAAGAAAACCAACCTGCCACGGACGGCGACGTCGTCCGCGGCGACCGCTTCAGCGGCGGTCCCGCCCGCGGGTTCCTCTCGTCGCTCGCCGCGGACGAACGCATCTTCGCGGCCGACCTCGACGTCGACCGCGCGCACGTCGTGATGCTCGCCGAACAGGGGATCATCGAGGACGAAATTGCGGGCGACATCCTCACCGCGCTGAACGTGGTCGAGGTGAACGGGCACGACTCGCTCCCCGAAGGCGAGGACGTCCACGCCGCCATCGAGACGGCCGTCGTCGGAGAGGTCGGTCACGACGGCGGGAAGATGCACACCGCCCGCAGTCGGAACGACGAAGTGGCGACGTGCATCCGCTACCGCCTCCGCGAGGACGTGCTCGCGCTCCTCGAAACCACGCTCGCGCTCCGTTCGGCACTCCTCGAAGTCGCCGAATCGAACGCGGAGACGGTGATGCCGGGATACACGCATCTCCAACCCGCCCAACCCACGACCGTCGGGCACTTTCTCGCGTCCTACGAGCAGGCGGTTTCCCGTGACACGGCGCGTCTGCTGGATGCGTACGGAAGGATCAACCAGTGCCCGCTCGGCGCGGCGGCGTTCGCGGGAACCCCGTTCGACGTGGACCGCGAGCGCGTGGCGGAACTGCTCGGCTTCGACGCACTCCTCGACAACTCGATGGACGCCGTTTCGACCCGCGACTTCCTCGTCGAGACGGTCGCGGCGGCGGCGAATCTCGCGACGACGGTGTCCGGGTTGGCCGAGGACCTCGTGATCTACTCGAACCGAGGGTTCGTGGAACTCTCGGACGACTATGCGTCCACGTCGTCCATCATGCCACAGAAGAAGAACCCCGACACCTTGGAACTCGCCCGCGCAGTCGCGGGCGACGCTCACTCCGGACTGTCGGGACTGTTGACGACGCTAAAAGGACTGCCGCGCGCGTACAACCGCGACCTGCAACGTGCGACCCCGCACGCGTGGGACGCCCTCGACGCCGTGATCGACGCGACGGACGTCGCTGCCGGTGCGGTGGCGACCGCGACGTGGAACGAGGACGCACTCGCGGACGCCGCTGGGGAGGGCTTTTCGACGGCGACCGGCGTCGCCGACCTGCTGGCGATGTGCGGCGTGCCGTTCCGCACGGCCCACGAGGTCGTTGCGACGGCGGGAACGAGCGGTTACGATGCCCTCGATGCGGCCGCCGAGGAAGTGCTCGGTGCACCGCTCGCCGAGTTCGTCCCACCGGAGGAAGTCGAATCGGCACTCAACGTGGAAGCGAGCGTCGCCATGCGCGATTCCGTCGGCGGTCCAGCGGCCGAGACGGTCGTCGAAGCGCTGGCGAACGCGAGGGCAACGCTCGTGGACGACGAAACGACGACGACCGAACTCGCCGAGTCGCTCGAAGCGGCCGGTGAAACGCTCCAGATGGAGGTAAACGACTATGCCTGA
- a CDS encoding ATP-dependent DNA helicase yields the protein MSTTNEYMRFFPYDAPYDNQQEAMDRIYNGLSRGQDVLFEGACGTGKTLSSLVPALEFAREEDKTVVITTNVHQQMRQFVTEAREITRKEPLRTVVFRGKGSMCHIDVDYQECQVLRDNTYEVVDKERDKSELEQRQRELLDDMQEGDSTAAEARSAVMDELEQIQDEVENLKEKNICEHYYNNLTEDNEEFYQWLYDGVRTPDDIYEYAEQQQLCGYELLKDGMEGVDLVVCNYHHLLDPMIREQFFRWLGREPEDVITIFDEAHNIEGTARDHASRTLTENTIDSALDELQDSDDFRSEAGFNVLAAFQRALKTTYDDSFGFGERESVGENWQDVSIANDDKRDDLTLAFLQEYAGKGIDAELDDALSLAKELDQKYEEAYKEGDATTRKECQTLQAAAFVKSFMDEGAELGQYPVVAVRRDEGTDEVYGRAELYTCIPREVTQALFEEVYATVLMSATLRPFDVLSDVLGLSDPISLAYGLQFPEENRRTFAAETPALFASERSNPETQDTIAEVLNDAIRFTAGNTLVFFPSYAEAERYRDLVRNRTEANLYFDEAGTPVEELRQQFTSDGNGALFTSLWGTLAEGVSFDGDEARTVIVVGVPYPHLDDRMDAVQDAYDTVFADRSGRNSGWEYAVEIPTIRKTRQALGRVIRSPDDFGVRILLDKRYTEGSVREMGKYSVRETFPPEERKETIDIGPGKLKFAMLNFFTDKDAWDGEPPTPQ from the coding sequence GTGTCCACGACGAACGAGTACATGCGGTTCTTCCCGTACGACGCCCCCTACGACAACCAGCAGGAGGCGATGGACCGCATCTACAACGGACTGTCACGCGGGCAGGACGTGCTCTTCGAAGGTGCGTGTGGGACGGGCAAAACGCTCTCGTCACTCGTTCCCGCGCTCGAATTCGCCCGCGAGGAGGACAAGACGGTCGTCATCACGACCAACGTCCACCAACAGATGCGCCAGTTCGTCACCGAAGCGCGCGAGATAACGCGCAAGGAACCGCTTCGCACCGTCGTCTTTCGGGGGAAGGGGTCGATGTGCCACATCGACGTCGATTATCAGGAGTGTCAGGTACTCCGGGACAATACCTACGAGGTCGTCGACAAGGAACGCGACAAGAGCGAACTCGAACAGCGACAGCGCGAACTGCTCGACGACATGCAGGAAGGCGATTCGACCGCGGCCGAGGCCCGTAGCGCGGTGATGGACGAACTCGAACAGATTCAGGACGAAGTCGAGAATCTCAAAGAGAAGAACATCTGCGAGCACTATTACAACAACCTCACCGAGGACAACGAGGAGTTCTACCAGTGGCTCTACGACGGGGTTCGGACGCCCGACGATATCTACGAATACGCGGAACAACAGCAACTGTGCGGCTACGAACTGCTGAAAGACGGGATGGAGGGTGTGGACTTGGTCGTCTGCAACTACCACCACCTGTTGGACCCGATGATCCGCGAACAGTTTTTCCGGTGGTTGGGCCGCGAACCGGAGGACGTCATCACCATCTTCGACGAGGCGCACAACATCGAGGGGACGGCCCGCGACCACGCCTCCCGAACGCTGACCGAGAACACCATCGACAGCGCGCTAGACGAACTTCAGGACAGCGACGACTTCCGGAGCGAAGCGGGATTCAACGTCCTCGCCGCGTTCCAGCGGGCGCTCAAAACGACCTACGACGACTCGTTCGGTTTCGGCGAGCGCGAATCGGTCGGCGAGAACTGGCAGGACGTGTCGATCGCCAACGACGACAAACGAGACGACCTGACGCTTGCCTTCCTACAGGAGTACGCCGGGAAGGGAATCGACGCGGAGTTGGACGACGCGCTCTCGCTCGCCAAGGAACTCGACCAGAAATACGAGGAGGCGTACAAGGAGGGCGACGCGACGACTCGAAAGGAGTGTCAAACCCTCCAAGCCGCCGCGTTCGTCAAGTCCTTCATGGACGAAGGGGCCGAACTCGGCCAGTATCCCGTCGTCGCGGTGCGCCGCGACGAGGGGACCGACGAAGTGTACGGACGGGCGGAACTGTACACCTGCATCCCGCGCGAGGTCACCCAAGCCCTGTTCGAGGAGGTGTACGCGACGGTGTTGATGAGCGCGACGCTTCGCCCGTTCGACGTGCTGTCGGACGTGCTCGGCCTGAGCGACCCCATCTCGCTGGCGTACGGGCTTCAGTTCCCGGAGGAGAATCGCCGGACGTTCGCCGCCGAGACGCCCGCCCTGTTCGCCAGCGAGCGGAGCAATCCCGAAACCCAGGACACCATCGCCGAGGTGTTGAACGACGCGATTCGGTTCACCGCCGGGAACACGCTCGTCTTCTTCCCGAGTTACGCCGAAGCCGAGCGCTACCGCGACCTCGTGCGAAACCGAACCGAGGCGAACCTGTACTTCGACGAGGCCGGAACCCCCGTCGAGGAACTTCGCCAGCAGTTCACGTCGGACGGGAACGGCGCGCTGTTCACCTCTCTGTGGGGGACGCTGGCCGAAGGCGTCAGTTTCGACGGCGACGAAGCCAGAACTGTCATCGTCGTCGGCGTGCCGTACCCGCATCTGGACGACCGGATGGACGCGGTGCAGGACGCCTACGACACCGTGTTCGCCGACCGTTCCGGAAGAAATTCGGGGTGGGAGTACGCCGTCGAAATCCCGACGATTCGGAAGACGCGACAGGCGCTCGGCCGGGTGATTCGCTCGCCGGACGACTTCGGCGTCCGAATCCTGCTCGACAAACGCTACACCGAGGGGAGCGTCCGCGAGATGGGCAAGTACAGCGTTCGAGAGACGTTCCCGCCGGAGGAGCGGAAAGAAACCATCGACATCGGCCCCGGGAAACTCAAGTTCGCCATGCTGAACTTCTTCACCGACAAGGACGCGTGGGACGGCGAACCGCCGACGCCGCAGTAA
- the lysX gene encoding lysine biosynthesis protein LysX produces the protein MQVGILYSRIRRDEKLLLAELRERGHEVTKIDVRKQTFDLTEPPEAFEGLDLVVDRCLATSRSLYATQFCEAYGVPVVNSHETAEVCSDKAKNSLALAGAGVPTPETKVAFTTDSAMEAIESFGYPCVLKPVVGSWGRLMAKIDSRSAAEAILEHKATLGHYEHKVFYVQEFVDKPERDIRVVALDGKPVAAMVRHSDHWLTNAAKGAKTEEFELDAEAKSLVEKASDAVGGGLLGVDLMETESGYTVHEVNHTVEFKALNEAVETDVPAAVVDWLETKVPAEVVS, from the coding sequence GTGCAAGTAGGCATCCTCTACTCCAGGATTCGCCGCGACGAAAAGCTCCTCCTCGCGGAGCTCCGCGAGCGCGGACACGAGGTGACGAAGATCGACGTGCGCAAGCAGACGTTCGATCTGACCGAGCCACCTGAGGCATTCGAGGGGCTCGACCTCGTCGTGGACCGCTGTCTGGCGACGAGCCGGAGCCTCTACGCTACGCAATTCTGCGAGGCGTACGGGGTTCCCGTCGTCAACAGCCACGAAACCGCGGAGGTGTGTTCGGACAAGGCGAAGAATAGTCTCGCGCTCGCGGGCGCGGGCGTCCCCACGCCCGAGACGAAAGTCGCCTTCACGACCGACAGCGCGATGGAGGCCATCGAAAGCTTCGGCTACCCGTGCGTCCTCAAACCCGTCGTCGGGTCGTGGGGTCGCCTGATGGCGAAAATCGACTCGCGCAGTGCAGCGGAGGCGATTCTGGAGCACAAGGCCACGCTCGGCCACTACGAGCACAAGGTGTTCTACGTGCAGGAGTTCGTGGACAAACCGGAGCGCGACATCCGCGTCGTCGCACTGGACGGGAAGCCGGTCGCCGCGATGGTCCGCCATTCGGACCACTGGCTCACGAACGCCGCGAAGGGCGCGAAGACGGAAGAATTCGAACTCGACGCGGAAGCGAAGTCGCTGGTTGAGAAAGCAAGCGACGCCGTCGGCGGCGGTCTCCTCGGCGTCGACCTGATGGAGACCGAGTCGGGCTACACCGTCCACGAGGTCAATCACACCGTCGAGTTCAAGGCGTTGAACGAGGCGGTCGAGACGGACGTCCCCGCCGCGGTCGTCGATTGGCTCGAAACGAAGGTCCCCGCGGAGGTGGTGTCCTGA
- the lysW gene encoding lysine biosynthesis protein LysW — protein MVECVECGADVALHDDLETGEIIDCGTCGVELEVIDVNPPVLDRAPELEEDWGE, from the coding sequence ATGGTAGAATGCGTTGAGTGCGGAGCCGATGTGGCTTTGCACGACGATCTGGAAACGGGTGAAATCATCGACTGCGGTACCTGTGGTGTCGAACTGGAAGTCATCGACGTGAACCCGCCAGTCCTCGACCGAGCGCCGGAGCTCGAAGAGGACTGGGGGGAGTAA
- a CDS encoding metallophosphoesterase, producing the protein MIAIVSDTHSRTGHELTGRTLEAVRRADLVVHAGDFTTTAVLDAFEAESTRLVAVRGNNATAAVADRLPAVRTFEENGVRFALTHRRRGGSTGLSLFGQERDADVVVSGHTHRHLVEQAGEVLLLNPGSYAQPRGNRPTHIELELEGKGFAGRVYEMSGELVTEFPV; encoded by the coding sequence ATGATCGCTATCGTCTCCGATACGCACAGCAGGACGGGTCACGAACTGACCGGACGGACGCTCGAAGCCGTCCGAAGGGCGGACCTCGTGGTTCACGCAGGGGATTTCACGACGACTGCCGTTCTCGACGCGTTCGAAGCCGAAAGCACCCGGTTGGTCGCGGTTCGTGGCAACAACGCGACGGCCGCTGTCGCCGACCGCCTCCCTGCCGTGCGAACGTTCGAGGAAAACGGAGTTCGGTTCGCGCTCACGCATCGTCGGCGCGGCGGAAGTACGGGACTCTCGCTCTTCGGGCAGGAGCGCGATGCGGACGTGGTCGTCTCAGGACACACGCATCGACATCTCGTGGAACAAGCTGGTGAGGTGTTGTTGCTCAATCCGGGCAGTTACGCACAGCCACGGGGGAATCGGCCGACACACATCGAACTCGAACTGGAGGGGAAGGGCTTCGCTGGGAGGGTTTACGAGATGAGTGGAGAACTCGTAACCGAGTTCCCCGTGTAG